In one Betta splendens chromosome 14, fBetSpl5.4, whole genome shotgun sequence genomic region, the following are encoded:
- the LOC114870018 gene encoding tripartite motif-containing protein 16-like produces MAQTGVQLNQETFSCSICLDPLKNPVTIPCGHSYCMNCITRFWDGEDGKRLYSCPQCRQTFTPRPVLVKNTMLAELVEQLKKTGLQAAAADHCYAGPEDVACDVCTGRKLKAAKSCLMCLVSYCETHVQPHYNSSAFEQHKLVQPSQKLQENICSCHHRVKEFFCRTDQQCICYLCSVDEHRGHDTVSAVAERTERQRELEGSRQEIQQRIQDRDKEVKVLQQEVEAISRSADQTVENSEKIFYELIRLILKSRSEVKQQIRSQQETEVGRVKEVQEKLKQEITELKRRDAELEQLSHTEDHIQFLHIYPSLPALSGSTHSSRTNTRALRYFEDVTAAVSELRDRLQEVLKKTWTNISQTVIEVEVLLSEPEPEPAPKSRSGFLKYSSEITLDPNTVNKLLLLSEGNRKVTYKSQLQSYSNHPDRFTVWIQVLSKESLPEFCYFEVEWRGTGTVYIAVTYKNISRAGGGDECGFGYNDKSWALICNNTGYDYFHHNILTIVSGPPSSRIGVYLDHRAGLLSFYSVSETMTLLHRVQTTFTQPLYAGLYVWGEDATAEICKLK; encoded by the coding sequence ATGGCTCAGACAGGAGTTCAGTTAAACCAGGAAACCTTCTCTTGTTCCATTTGTCTGGATCCACTgaagaatccagtgactattccctgtggacacagctACTGCATGAACTGTATTACAAGATTCTGGGATGGAGAAGACGGTAAGAGACTCTACAGCTGCCCTCAGTGCAGACAGACCTTCACACCGAGGCCTGTCCTGGTGAAAAACACCATGTTAGCAGAgttagtggagcagctgaagaagactggactccaagctgctgctgctgatcactgcTATGCTGGACCTGAAGATGTGGCCTGTGATGTCTGCACTGGGAGGAAACTGAAAGCTGCCAAGTCCTGTCTGATGTGTCTGGTCTCTTACTGTGAGACTCACGTCCAGCCTCATTATAattcctctgcctttgagcAACACAAGCTGGTGCAGCCctcccagaagctgcaggagaacataTGCTCTTGTCACCACAGAGTGAAGGAGTTTTTCTGTCGTACTGATCAACAGTGTATCTGTTATCTCTGCTCTGTGGATGAACATAGAGGCCACGACACAGTCTCAGCTGTagcagagaggactgagaggcagagagagctcGAAGGGAGTCGACAGGAAATCCAGCAGAGAATccaggacagagacaaagaggtgAAGGTGCTtcaacaggaggtggaggccatcaGTCGCTCTGCTGATCAAACAGTGGAGAACAGTGAGAAGATCTTCTATGAGCTCATCCGTCTGATATTAAAAAGCaggtctgaggtgaagcagcagatcagatcccagcaggaaactgaagtGGGTCGAGTCAAAGAGgttcaggagaagctgaagcaggagatcactgagctgaagaggagagacgctgagctggagcagctctcacacacagaggatcacATCCAGTTTCTACACATCTACCCGTCACTGCCAGCACTGAGTGGatccacacactcatccagaaccAACACCCGTGCTCTGAGATACTTTGAGgacgtgacagcagctgtgtcagagctcagagaccGACTACAGGAGGTTCTGAAGAAGACGTGGACAAACATCTCACAGACAGTGATTGAAGTGGAGGTTTTactgtcagaaccagaaccagaaccagcacccaAGAGCAGAAGTGGATTCTTAAAGTATTCCTCTGAAATCACACTGGAtccaaacacagtaaacaaattgttgttattatctgaGGGGAACAGAAAAGTAACATATAAGAGTCAATTACAGTCTTATTCtaatcatccagacagattcacTGTTTGGATTCAGGTTCTAAGCAAAGAGAGTTTGCCTGAATTTTGTTACTTTGAGGTGGAGTGGAGAGGGACAGGAACGGTTTATATAGCAGTCACATACAAGAacatcagcagagcaggaggtgggGATGAATGTGGATTTGGATATAATGATAAATCCTGGGCATTGATATGTAACAATACTGGTTATGACTATTTTCACCACAACATCTTAACTATTGTCTCaggtcctccatcctccagaaTAGGAGTGTACCTGGATCACAGAGCAGGtcttctgtccttctacagtgtctctgaaaccatgactctcctccacagagtccagaccaCATTCACTCAGCCTCTCTATGCTGGACTGTATGTTTGGGGTGAAGATGCCACAGCTGAGATCTGTAAACTCAAATAG